Proteins encoded together in one Rossellomorea sp. y25 window:
- a CDS encoding spore maturation protein, protein MQWISTISLWLIPIMIGFILIYGTLKKVPTYEVFVDGGKEGIKIAVSIIPFLIGMLVAITIFRESGALEFFVNLIRPGLLALGIPPEIVPLAIIRPISGTAALGMMSDIVATHGPDSFIGRLASTLQGSTDTTLYVLTVYFGAVGIRKMGDALKVGLLADVIGIVAAIFIVTIMF, encoded by the coding sequence ATGCAATGGATATCCACCATTTCATTATGGTTAATCCCTATTATGATTGGCTTCATATTGATCTATGGCACCCTTAAAAAGGTACCAACGTATGAAGTGTTTGTAGATGGGGGAAAAGAAGGCATTAAAATTGCCGTATCGATCATTCCTTTCCTCATTGGAATGCTTGTGGCGATTACCATTTTTAGAGAATCAGGAGCACTTGAGTTCTTTGTGAATCTCATCCGTCCGGGATTGCTTGCACTTGGTATACCGCCTGAAATTGTGCCACTTGCCATTATCAGGCCCATTTCAGGAACAGCTGCCCTTGGTATGATGAGTGATATTGTCGCTACCCACGGGCCAGATTCCTTTATCGGAAGACTTGCATCAACCTTACAGGGAAGTACCGATACGACCCTTTACGTATTGACCGTGTACTTCGGGGCAGTAGGGATACGTAAGATGGGAGACGCGCTGAAGGTCGGATTACTAGCCGACGTCATCGGAATCGTAGCCGCCATCTTCATCGTCACGATTATGTTTTAA
- a CDS encoding pseudouridine synthase, protein MERLQKVIAHSGVASRRKAEQLIIEGKVKVNGVVVKELGTKVSNSDRVEVTGIQIERENKVYYMLYKPRGVISAVADDKERQVVTDFFPEIQERIYPVGRLDYETSGILLLTNDGDFANSLMHPSNEIEKTYVARLKGIPPKFKIRELEKGIKLEDGMTAPAKVKVLSIDKKQGKSIVEITIHEGRNRQVRRMFEAIGYPVQKLKRERYAFLSLHGLNAGEGRELTPHEVKQLRTLAETGNIR, encoded by the coding sequence GTGGAACGATTACAAAAGGTTATTGCTCATAGTGGAGTAGCGTCTCGACGAAAAGCTGAGCAATTAATTATAGAGGGTAAAGTAAAGGTCAATGGTGTAGTAGTGAAGGAATTGGGAACAAAGGTCTCTAATTCAGATAGAGTTGAAGTGACAGGGATTCAGATTGAAAGAGAAAACAAAGTATATTATATGCTTTACAAGCCAAGAGGGGTTATTTCGGCTGTGGCTGACGACAAAGAGCGTCAAGTTGTAACGGACTTCTTCCCTGAAATCCAAGAAAGAATCTATCCTGTAGGAAGACTGGACTATGAGACGTCAGGTATTCTTCTTTTAACCAATGACGGAGACTTCGCTAACTCCCTGATGCATCCAAGTAACGAAATTGAAAAAACATACGTAGCAAGATTAAAAGGCATCCCGCCTAAATTTAAAATCAGAGAACTTGAAAAAGGGATTAAACTGGAGGACGGCATGACTGCTCCTGCAAAAGTGAAAGTGTTAAGTATTGATAAGAAACAAGGGAAATCCATCGTAGAAATCACCATTCATGAGGGCAGAAACCGTCAAGTGCGCAGGATGTTCGAAGCGATTGGGTATCCGGTACAAAAGCTGAAACGGGAAAGATATGCATTCCTGTCTCTCCATGGCTTGAACGCAGGAGAAGGAAGAGAACTTACTCCGCATGAAGTGAAACAGCTGAGAACACTGGCTGAAACAGGAAATATCCGATAA
- a CDS encoding response regulator transcription factor produces MEENIRILVVDDEDRIRRLLKMYLERENYEIDEAENGEEALALSLENNYDCILLDIMMPGMDGIEVCQHLREKKATPVIMLTAKGEEVNRVQGFEVGTDDYIVKPFSPREVVLRVKALLRRSSKTSFIQTDAKTKDLIVYPHLTIDNDAHRVTADGKDVNLTPKEYELLYFLAKAPDKVFDREHLLKEVWHYEFFGDLRTVDTHVKRLREKLNKVSEMAAKMIVTVWGVGYKFEVTNE; encoded by the coding sequence ATGGAGGAAAACATTAGAATTTTAGTTGTTGATGATGAAGACCGGATTCGTAGACTTTTAAAAATGTATCTTGAAAGAGAAAACTATGAAATTGATGAAGCAGAGAATGGAGAAGAAGCATTAGCGCTTTCTCTCGAGAATAATTACGACTGTATCTTACTGGATATCATGATGCCGGGGATGGATGGGATCGAAGTATGTCAGCATCTTCGTGAAAAGAAAGCGACTCCCGTGATCATGCTCACTGCTAAAGGAGAAGAAGTGAACAGAGTGCAAGGGTTCGAAGTTGGAACAGACGACTACATAGTGAAACCTTTTTCTCCTCGCGAAGTGGTTTTGAGAGTGAAAGCGCTATTAAGACGTTCTTCAAAGACGAGCTTTATTCAAACAGACGCGAAGACGAAGGACCTGATCGTTTATCCTCATCTTACCATCGATAATGATGCCCACCGGGTAACTGCTGATGGAAAAGATGTGAACCTGACACCGAAGGAATACGAATTGTTATATTTCCTTGCCAAAGCTCCAGACAAAGTGTTTGACCGTGAGCACCTGCTCAAGGAAGTATGGCATTATGAATTTTTCGGAGACCTGCGCACAGTTGATACTCATGTAAAGCGATTAAGAGAAAAACTGAATAAAGTTTCTGAGATGGCTGCAAAAATGATTGTGACCGTATGGGGAGTAGGATACAAATTCGAGGTAACCAATGAATGA
- a CDS encoding ATP-binding protein, producing MRLWRSVVGKLWLTILLLVSFVLFILTILLLEFFQNYHVDVVEKELTHTAEKVARVIQNHKDLELGMELGKEIIDDPINIIISLDQNESLYSQDSTEFQKNIHDYISEDEQLQSVKTKEITVKKEIELSSEMSSNRYENVIIVGTPLHINEEDGAVYLYQSLGVIKDTTRQTTKLILLAAGIAFILTTIFAFFLSTRITAPLRKMREAAFEVAKGKFDTKVPILTKDEIGELATGFNQMGRQLKFHINALSQEKEQLSSILSSMADGVITFNRDGTILITNPPADRFLQHWYYEQSESSEEAIPTTVKELLQSVVVTEMEQTGELSLQGRSYVVIISPLYNNNNIRGAVAVVRDMTEERRLDKLRKDFIANVSHELRTPISMLQGYSEAIVDDIAETEEEKKEIARIIYDESLRMGRLVNDLLDLARMEAGHITLNKDVIGIMPFTERVTNKFIGLAKEKKVSIFFESDVGIKNEIHMDPDRIEQVLTNLIDNALRHTPTGGEVTVSLTESKGGYLFHVKDTGSGIPEEDLPFVFERFYKADKARTRGKSGTGLGLAIAKNIIESHKGHIQVQSKVDQGTTFTFFLPI from the coding sequence ATGAGGCTCTGGCGTAGTGTTGTAGGAAAGCTATGGCTAACGATCCTGCTCTTAGTTTCCTTTGTGTTATTTATCCTTACGATTCTTTTACTGGAATTCTTTCAAAACTATCACGTCGATGTGGTTGAAAAAGAATTAACCCATACGGCTGAAAAAGTGGCGAGGGTCATTCAGAATCATAAAGACTTGGAGCTCGGGATGGAACTGGGTAAAGAAATCATTGATGACCCGATAAACATCATTATCTCCTTAGATCAAAATGAGTCACTTTATTCACAGGATTCTACAGAATTTCAAAAGAATATTCACGACTATATTTCAGAAGATGAACAACTTCAATCAGTGAAAACAAAAGAAATTACCGTCAAGAAAGAGATTGAATTATCCTCGGAAATGTCATCGAACCGTTATGAAAACGTCATTATTGTCGGGACGCCCTTGCATATCAATGAAGAAGATGGAGCTGTGTATCTCTATCAGTCTCTTGGTGTTATTAAAGATACTACTCGTCAAACAACGAAACTGATTTTGCTTGCTGCCGGGATTGCCTTTATTTTAACAACCATTTTTGCTTTCTTCCTTTCTACGCGTATCACCGCACCATTAAGGAAAATGCGGGAAGCAGCCTTTGAGGTAGCAAAGGGTAAATTTGATACAAAGGTTCCGATTTTGACGAAGGATGAAATCGGTGAACTTGCAACAGGGTTTAACCAAATGGGTAGGCAGTTAAAGTTTCACATTAACGCACTGAGCCAGGAGAAAGAGCAGCTTTCCTCGATATTAAGCAGTATGGCTGATGGCGTCATCACCTTTAATCGGGACGGCACGATCTTAATTACCAATCCGCCGGCGGATAGATTCCTGCAGCATTGGTATTATGAGCAAAGCGAAAGCAGTGAGGAAGCCATCCCTACTACTGTAAAAGAATTATTACAAAGCGTGGTCGTGACAGAAATGGAACAGACCGGTGAACTGAGTCTGCAAGGACGTTCGTATGTGGTGATTATCAGTCCTCTTTACAACAACAACAACATCAGAGGAGCAGTGGCGGTCGTCCGCGATATGACAGAAGAGCGAAGATTGGATAAGCTTCGGAAAGATTTTATTGCAAATGTATCCCATGAACTCCGTACGCCAATCTCTATGCTTCAAGGATATAGCGAAGCGATCGTTGATGATATTGCTGAAACTGAAGAAGAAAAGAAAGAGATAGCCCGAATTATTTATGATGAATCATTGCGCATGGGCCGTTTGGTCAATGACCTTCTGGATTTGGCTCGTATGGAGGCGGGGCATATCACTCTTAATAAAGACGTAATAGGTATCATGCCTTTCACCGAAAGAGTGACCAATAAATTTATTGGACTGGCCAAAGAAAAAAAGGTCTCCATATTCTTTGAAAGTGATGTAGGGATCAAAAATGAAATTCATATGGACCCGGACAGAATCGAACAAGTATTAACCAATCTAATTGATAATGCTTTAAGACATACTCCTACAGGCGGGGAAGTAACGGTATCCCTGACGGAAAGCAAGGGCGGTTATTTGTTTCACGTAAAAGACACGGGTTCAGGAATTCCTGAAGAAGATCTTCCTTTTGTATTTGAGCGATTCTATAAAGCAGATAAAGCCAGGACAAGAGGGAAGTCAGGCACAGGTCTTGGCTTAGCAATCGCGAAGAACATTATTGAGTCCCATAAAGGTCATATTCAAGTGCAAAGTAAAGTCGATCAAGGGACAACCTTCACTTTCTTTCTTCCTATTTAG
- the ccsB gene encoding c-type cytochrome biogenesis protein CcsB — translation MAAWSSNLLYVSFMMYLIATLFFGGSIRQKNTTETNQQKWGLIGIVLTLIGFAAQIGYFFLRWGAAGHAPVSNLFEFTTFFGMMLVGAFIILYFMYKTTILGVIALPFALLVIAYASMFPKDISPLIPALQSDWLKIHVTTVSAGEAILSISFVAGLIYLLKSVQHTKGSKQSFWLETVMYSLVVVLGFVVASTAFTLGNYEANFQYVNQEGTEAVSEYTLPALVGPNEGRLLTDNVMEPLVEMPALINAKKLNTVIWSFLIGTGIYLLLRLIFRKRIAAKLQPLVKNVNLDLMDEIGYRSVLIGFPVFTLGGLIFAMIWAQIAWTRFWGWDPKEVWALITFLFYAAFLHLRLSKGWHGEKSAWLAVIGVAIILFNLVAVNLIIAGLHSYA, via the coding sequence ATGGCAGCGTGGAGTAGTAATTTACTCTATGTATCCTTCATGATGTATTTGATTGCTACGTTGTTTTTTGGTGGGAGCATTCGCCAAAAAAATACAACTGAAACGAATCAACAAAAGTGGGGATTAATTGGGATAGTTTTAACCCTTATTGGATTTGCCGCTCAAATAGGTTACTTCTTTTTAAGATGGGGAGCAGCAGGACACGCTCCGGTAAGTAATTTGTTTGAATTTACAACCTTTTTCGGAATGATGCTTGTCGGAGCCTTTATCATTCTTTACTTTATGTATAAGACAACGATACTTGGAGTCATTGCGTTACCATTTGCACTTTTGGTGATCGCCTATGCCAGTATGTTTCCTAAAGACATTAGCCCATTGATTCCTGCTCTTCAAAGTGATTGGTTGAAAATCCACGTCACAACTGTTTCAGCAGGGGAAGCGATTTTATCCATCAGTTTTGTGGCAGGGTTAATCTACTTATTGAAATCAGTGCAACATACAAAAGGAAGCAAGCAATCGTTTTGGCTTGAAACCGTCATGTATTCTTTAGTTGTCGTATTAGGGTTTGTAGTGGCATCAACTGCCTTTACCCTGGGGAATTACGAAGCGAACTTTCAATATGTAAATCAAGAAGGGACAGAAGCGGTTTCTGAATACACACTCCCGGCTCTTGTCGGACCGAATGAAGGCCGACTATTAACCGACAACGTAATGGAGCCGCTTGTAGAAATGCCAGCCCTTATTAACGCTAAGAAACTAAATACCGTTATTTGGTCGTTTCTGATTGGAACAGGTATTTATCTACTATTACGTTTAATCTTCAGAAAGCGTATTGCTGCAAAATTACAGCCATTGGTGAAAAATGTGAATCTGGATCTAATGGACGAAATTGGTTATCGCTCCGTTTTAATCGGTTTTCCAGTCTTTACACTTGGCGGACTCATCTTCGCCATGATTTGGGCGCAAATTGCCTGGACGCGATTCTGGGGTTGGGACCCTAAAGAAGTGTGGGCATTAATTACATTCTTATTTTATGCAGCCTTTCTGCACCTACGCCTATCTAAAGGATGGCACGGTGAGAAATCTGCGTGGTTAGCCGTGATCGGGGTTGCCATTATTCTTTTCAACCTGGTGGCCGTTAACCTTATTATCGCAGGGTTGCATTCATATGCTTAA
- the sigX gene encoding RNA polymerase sigma factor SigX, producing MDSVFEKLYSDYHQDVFQFLIYMVQNKQQAEDLVQEVYIRVLKSHERFEGKSSERTWLFSIAKNVAIDHFRKQKNWKNRILDKFDWSRNDVTDDVALPEEIAVAKEEIKVLYECLKQCSTDYRMVIIMRYLQELSIAETSEVLGWTESKVKTTQHRAIKWLRIEMNQRLQKGERDIEAVRMERS from the coding sequence GTGGACTCCGTTTTTGAGAAATTATACTCTGATTATCATCAAGATGTATTTCAATTTCTAATATATATGGTACAGAATAAGCAGCAGGCTGAAGACCTGGTGCAGGAAGTATATATCCGGGTGCTTAAATCTCATGAGCGTTTTGAAGGCAAAAGCTCAGAAAGAACATGGCTTTTTTCGATTGCAAAAAATGTAGCCATTGATCATTTTAGAAAACAAAAGAATTGGAAGAATCGAATATTGGATAAATTCGATTGGAGCCGAAACGATGTGACAGACGACGTGGCACTCCCGGAAGAAATTGCCGTTGCGAAGGAAGAAATTAAAGTATTGTACGAGTGCTTAAAACAATGTTCGACGGATTATCGAATGGTGATTATTATGCGATATTTACAAGAACTTTCAATCGCTGAAACATCTGAAGTTTTAGGCTGGACTGAAAGTAAAGTGAAAACGACCCAGCATAGAGCCATCAAATGGTTAAGAATTGAAATGAATCAACGGCTACAAAAGGGGGAAAGAGACATTGAAGCAGTCAGAATGGAAAGATCGTGA
- a CDS encoding thiol-disulfide oxidoreductase ResA, with amino-acid sequence MNKKKRRLLIRTIILIVLTSAVAYTLYANFTKDERGRLKVGDQAPDFVLQDMEGNKHRLSDYEGQGVFLNFWGTWCKPCEREMPYMNNQYEKYKDQGVHILAVNVGESDFLINRFVSKHGLEFPILVDQEEEVQNAYGIDPLPTTFLINPQGEIEKIITGTMSENDIIEDLESIKP; translated from the coding sequence ATGAATAAGAAAAAACGCAGATTACTCATCCGGACAATTATTCTCATTGTGCTGACTTCTGCGGTTGCATATACTCTGTATGCAAACTTTACGAAGGATGAAAGAGGGAGGTTAAAGGTGGGAGATCAAGCGCCTGACTTTGTATTACAAGATATGGAAGGGAATAAACATCGTTTGTCCGACTATGAGGGCCAAGGGGTATTCCTGAATTTCTGGGGAACATGGTGCAAACCATGTGAAAGAGAGATGCCATATATGAATAATCAATATGAAAAATATAAAGATCAAGGTGTACACATATTGGCAGTCAATGTGGGAGAATCAGATTTCCTTATCAATCGATTCGTGTCTAAACACGGGTTGGAGTTCCCTATTTTAGTAGACCAAGAAGAGGAAGTTCAAAATGCGTACGGTATAGATCCGTTACCGACTACATTCCTCATTAACCCTCAAGGTGAAATTGAAAAAATCATTACAGGTACGATGTCAGAAAACGATATCATAGAAGATTTAGAGAGCATCAAGCCTTAG
- a CDS encoding cytochrome c biogenesis protein ResB has protein sequence MKEIKCECGHVNPNGTVLCESCGRALTDEAKNEKLHDMRYEGSARRSQTYNRSIIDKIWNFFSSVKVGVWLIVITLIASAVGTILPQEQYIPNGQPANEYYEDVYGFFGELYYTLGFHDLYSSWWYLLLIASIGVSLVICSLDRVIPLYRALKNQRVSRHVGFLKRQRIYGKTELVDINDSISKIKEKLTQKKYKIREEDGNILAEKNRFSRWGPYVNHIGLIIFLFGGMLRFVPGMYIDETVWIREGETRAVPGTKQEYYLENKGFTLETYDKEKDKEVFGEAIDKNGTIAKNFQSDVVLYKESGDKLPGQTADREVEKEDSIKVNHPLKFGNFAVYQTSYKLDEFKSMSFTFDNKGSGESFGKFTVDLFDPQDTYAFEEGYKVELMGYYPDFSGFNEQGEPQTKSPLPNNPAFLFKLFSPEKPDGEVSFVGIQQNLEPLGDNEYKLSFAGVETRDVSALTVHKDLTLWILAVGGAIFMIGVVQGAYWHHRRIWIRRSEDGVIVAGHTNKNWHGLKNEINFVLEGTGIQEPEDQQQKDEARRNEDVNANNGSVE, from the coding sequence ATGAAAGAAATCAAATGTGAATGCGGTCATGTAAATCCTAACGGTACCGTTTTATGCGAATCCTGTGGACGGGCTTTAACGGATGAAGCGAAGAATGAGAAGCTTCATGACATGCGTTATGAGGGTAGTGCAAGGCGTTCCCAAACGTATAACAGATCGATTATCGACAAGATTTGGAATTTCTTTTCATCTGTTAAGGTTGGCGTATGGTTAATTGTCATCACACTTATCGCCTCTGCAGTCGGCACGATTTTGCCCCAGGAACAATATATTCCGAATGGACAGCCAGCAAATGAGTACTATGAAGATGTATACGGCTTTTTTGGAGAGTTATATTACACGTTAGGTTTCCATGATTTATATAGTTCATGGTGGTATCTACTATTAATCGCATCGATTGGAGTTTCCCTCGTGATTTGTAGTCTTGACCGGGTAATTCCCCTCTATCGTGCCCTCAAGAATCAACGTGTTTCCAGACATGTTGGTTTCCTGAAGCGCCAACGAATCTATGGGAAAACAGAATTGGTCGACATCAATGACTCTATAAGTAAAATAAAAGAAAAATTAACACAAAAAAAATATAAGATCCGTGAAGAGGACGGCAACATCCTTGCAGAGAAAAATCGTTTTTCTAGATGGGGTCCCTATGTGAATCATATCGGTCTCATCATCTTCCTATTCGGGGGTATGTTAAGATTCGTTCCTGGAATGTATATTGATGAAACCGTGTGGATCCGTGAAGGTGAGACGAGAGCCGTTCCTGGTACGAAACAAGAATATTACTTAGAAAATAAAGGGTTTACGTTAGAGACATACGATAAAGAAAAAGACAAAGAAGTGTTTGGGGAAGCCATTGATAAGAATGGAACCATCGCCAAGAATTTCCAGTCTGACGTGGTACTGTATAAAGAATCCGGAGATAAACTTCCAGGACAAACGGCTGACCGGGAAGTGGAAAAAGAGGATTCGATCAAAGTAAATCATCCTTTGAAATTTGGAAACTTTGCCGTATACCAAACAAGCTACAAGCTGGATGAATTTAAATCAATGTCCTTTACATTTGATAATAAAGGGTCTGGGGAGAGCTTCGGCAAATTCACCGTCGATCTATTCGATCCTCAAGATACCTATGCATTTGAAGAAGGTTATAAAGTAGAATTGATGGGATATTATCCTGATTTCTCTGGATTTAATGAACAAGGGGAGCCGCAAACCAAGTCTCCTTTACCGAATAATCCTGCATTCCTTTTCAAATTGTTCTCGCCTGAGAAGCCCGATGGTGAAGTGAGCTTTGTAGGGATCCAGCAAAACCTGGAACCGCTTGGTGACAATGAATATAAATTGTCATTTGCAGGTGTGGAGACAAGAGATGTATCTGCTTTAACCGTTCATAAGGACCTCACTCTTTGGATCTTAGCCGTTGGTGGAGCCATCTTTATGATAGGTGTCGTACAAGGTGCTTATTGGCACCACCGAAGAATCTGGATCAGGCGGAGTGAAGATGGAGTCATCGTAGCCGGCCATACGAATAAAAACTGGCATGGATTAAAAAATGAAATCAACTTCGTTTTGGAAGGTACTGGAATACAGGAACCTGAAGATCAACAACAAAAGGACGAAGCAAGGAGGAATGAAGATGTCAACGCTAACAATGGCAGCGTGGAGTAG